GCAATCGCGTGTGCGAGTTTCGGCTCAAAGGCTGGGGCTTTGGGCCTTGGATACACGcctttaacatttaaaaataagttggAGTTTGCTTTATTAGACTGTGGACGAACTTTGATCAGGAAAAGCTCTTCTCTTCGGGAGCTCGGCGTTCCGCTCTCCGAATTCTCGAGCATAAATTTCATCCATTTTTTGCTCGCAAAATGTCATTGAGTAGGTTTTCTTCGCGGATGCCGATCTTATGTTTTGAGGGCCGTTCAATCTCAGTACGCTAGGAGAGGCTTCTGGGGAGGATCTTTGAACTGTCATTGCTAGAAGGAAGTCAGCAAAATGCGGCGTGTTGAACTGTGTGCAAGCTGCATATCTGAAAACATAAAACATGACTTACCGGCTTCTGGAACCACCTCATGGCGATTAAAATCTATTAAAGCTGCCACTTTCCCTGGATCCACATTTACTTTAAGCTTCTGAGAGTTACAAAGCTTAGATCCAGACAAACTCATCGCTTGCAGCTTATGACTCACTAAAACACAGCTCCGTGAATTTCTACTTAATTAGCAATTGGTCATGAATGTAAATACCTGCAGAAACACAATTCTGCTGCTCCGAATTCCATTGAGGGGTTAACAGAGTATCTTCACTATTTACTTCCTTTGCCTCCTCCGGAGGCTCTTCCTTGACAAAATGCATGAAGCGACATTGTACTATAATCGAATTCTCGATTTCCCCAGGGCTGGCCGATTCTGTAAGGCCGGGACCGATTGCGTCTTGATCTTGCTCTTCGACAATGTCCACAGACATTTGCCGACCGAAACTATTGTAGAAATCTTGGCAGGAAAGAGGCTCCTTTGATTTGACTCTTCTGGTACTTTCCTGCTGGACTGCAACATTTTTCCGGTCACAAGAGTGCCGATAGAGTTTTGCACGCGCAGAATTTCCAGATAATCTTGGATCGCGCAAGCTTACGGGGTTTTCACAATTGATTTCCATGGATGATAAAGGAGGTATTGAAGAGGTTACTAGTGAAGAGGTGTTGGTAGTGAAAGACATGGAGTCAAAGTCACATGAACCGTTTCTTATAAATTGCTTGCATTTACTGAAGTAGCGTTGCACCTCTTTTCTATCTAAGGTTTCGTATGGTAAAGGAATAGTGCTATGAGATGGCTCACTGTTCCTTCTACCATCATCTGCAAGGAGTTCTGTAGCATTTTGTTCCACCTTGACTATACCTCTAGATCTCAAACCCTTTTGTGTCAATATTTCCTTGCCTGGCAAGGACTCTTCAGAGGTCTGAAGGTCCTTTTCTACACAATTAACACTTTCGTTCTTTGAATCTGCATGAGAAAGAATACTATCTTGGTCTGATATATGCCTTGTATCAAAATCATTCTCCTTTCCTAGCTTGAAACGATCTTTTCGGGATGGTTGTGAAATTCCAGGAATGACCAAATCTTTCCGGGGTAGGCTTACAATCAACCCCCTCCCTTGATTTACCTGGCTACTTGATACTGCACCTGCTTCTGCAGCAATAAAATCTTCTTCAGGAATCTGCCCCTCACAAGCAACTTCCTCACTTCTAGACTTTTCTCTATTCCCGCTTCTAGTATCGATAAGTTCAATAGGTGGTTTCGAATAGTCTCTAATAGAATATCTAGAAGTAGATACCACGTCAGAACTTTCGGATCCTTTGCGCGGCTTTCCTTTTCCTCTATTCAGTGGATATTTCTCGGCAGGAATCTCAGATGTAGAAGATTCAGTTAAAATAACGGGTTTCGATCGGGAAGATGCTTTCTTAGAcctttttcttccttttttcatCTTTGATACAATACTACTTGATTTTCCAGAACATGCCGATTCAAGCACCTCATTATTATATGTCAATGAAACTCTTTCTTCAGGCGCACGCTTTGCTTCACGTTCAGTCATCTGTGAGAGTTCCTGCGTAACTTCACAAACGTTCCACAATTTACGAGGTCGCGCAGAAGTATCCAAAtgtaaatttgagaaattacTTGTACTCGATAAAGCCAAATCTTGATCTAATGGCGAAGGAGATCTTTTAGTCTCAGAAAGTCCTAAAGCAGCGCGGCTTTGAGCTGAATGTGGTTTTGAGGAATTGCATGTAATTAAATCCTGCTCTTGACTACTGAAACTCTCAGCAGGTCGGGATAAAGCTATTTGTTGAAGCGCATAAGGTGGTTCTCTTAAAGAATTACTGTTAGACACAGCTAGATCTTGTTCTAATAGTCCATCTTTAAATCTCGGTTTAGATCGATCATGGACATTAACAGATCTACTATTATGCATCCTCTGAGCTAGAAGCTCTTGCATTCTAGAAAGTGGGTCTCTTAAGGAATCACTGGTAGACACAGCTGTCTCCGCCGATGTAACTGTTTCCTCCACTGCCTCAATGGTTTTGCACGTGGAAATATGAGGAGAATCTTTCCTCAAAGCATCATCAGAACTAGAAATCATTTCGTCCACCAAAAATCGGCTgacatgcatttttttaatgttataagAAGCTCGAGTCTCTGTAGATTCGCTTATCCGCCTTTCCTCGTTTGAACCAACATTTTTCGTAGAAGAATCGCTCATGCTTTTTCCACCGTCTGTTTGTTCGATTTTCTTGAAAGAATTTGTCTCCtctgaagaaatatttccGATCTCTATTTTTTCCTCCATCGCCGATATTCTGCCCCCCATCAATTCTTTATGTTCCCCACATTTCGACTTCGTATGCATAAAACTAGAATCAGGAATTCGTTGTAGCACTCTTCTCATCTTGCCGGATACCCCTAAAACACTTCTCTCAGATCTATCTAATACTCTTGCGTTTGCCCAATGTATTGGTCGCTTTTCGAGCTGTCCTTTGCTTTCTGTCAATTCAGCAGCCTCGGAGCTGTCTGCCTCAAGGAAGTAAACTCTCGGAGAGATGCGCATGCGACTATATTTGAATGTAATTGCGCGCGCAGCCCTCCGAGATATTTCCCTGCGAGAATACTTTCGTACAGGCCTAGAAAACCTCCTTTCTTGTCGGGTTCTTTCCCAATGTCTCCACCCACATGGGCTACGAGGTAACTGTTGACCTGGCAACATTTCCCTTAAATGTCTTCGCATAGTCTCAAATCGTCGAAGTTTTGCTAAATCTCCGTTTTTGCTTACGGTTTCAGATGATGAATCTTCCAGCAAACGAACTTGATGCAGTTCAGTTTCCTGTGAAGTTTCCAACCGTACAGGAGATAATCCAGGGGATTTAGCAGATGTCATTTCGATTGATCGACGCCGCATTATACCGACTTTATTTGATACTCTATCTGGTCTTTTTGGTGAATGAACTGGTTGAttcaaaaaccttttttctGGTGTAGAAATAGGTTTTGATTCAGTTGACACTCTACATTCTGCAGGAGAGGCCAATTTATTCAACATTTTATCTTCTGATGTATCAGTTCTTTTGCACTCAGTTGTTTCCAATGAGTAACCTTTTTCTGACTGATATAATATTGGATTTGCTGTCGAATAAGTTTGTGCCGATTCAACTAACATTCCGTCGTCTGGTGAACGAGTTTGCGTTGTTTCAATATCTACTGGAACACAACATTTTGGTCGATGAACGAGTTTATGACATCGATGTGCCCACATTGATGAACAAGGTCGCTGTGATACTGAATCTGCCGGCGAATGAAAGTGTGCTACTTTAACTAACATTGCATCTTCTAGCGAACGAGTTCTGACTGGTTCCAGCGAGACTGAATCTGCTGAACGAGATTTTACTAGTTCAGCTGAATGGGTTTTTCCTAGTTTTGTAGAAATGCCGATTGAGTCAGTAGGAGCTAGTTCTCCTACCGACCCAACCGGCATTTCTACAATCCCAGGGTTCGATTGAATTACTCCTTCAGATCTATAAATTCCctcaaatgaaattattgCTCCCATTGGCCTCGACAAAGCCTCCTCCGTTGCTACTGACTGCCTCCCCTGAATTTCGGCCTCACTGGACGTGTCTACTGTCATGCTCAATGGTTCCCTTGCCtcagttttttcaataaataccACTCCATCTCTCTCGAATTGCGGGGCTTGCTTGACTCCAACAGAAACTTCCATTGGTTCTATTGGAAAGACAAATGGTTCTATTTGTTGATAAGGAATTGCTTCAATTATCACACTCGGCGGTCTAGGAATCCTTTCTAAAATGGACACGTCCATTTTTTTGACGTTTGCCTTGGCATCCTCCTGTGGATCGCGTActggaattaaaatttctaaacagATAAATTCGATGAAAGCTTCTGCACTCTGAGGGAACATGTCATCTGTTTCATCTTGAAGAAGCGATTCTTCATCTGAGTAAACGCTGCTTATTAATTGAAAGGGCGCCGATAAATTACAAACTGGTTGAGAGGACGTGAGTGGATGCGTTATGCTAGGAAAGTAGACCGATAAAGACGACGTCGATGGATCAGGCTCTGATAACCCTCTCAATCGAGTCGGTGAAAACAGAAATTCAGCGTCTGCCGATTGTCCCTCCATCATCAAGTCGGTTATCGGAGGATTAGGGAGCATCTTGCCTTTGCACAAATGAGGTTTTCCCGGGATGAACTTGCCCTTCCGCAGACGCCTCTGTTTCGGCGATTCCACATAGGAGATCtgtaaatgaattaaaatacGAGGACTACGGACAAACTTACATAACCCACtgtttttttgtgtaaaaacaGAACATGGGCGGAGTGAGAAaggattttcaatttaaaactacAGCTATAACGgtcttaatttttcattctcaggcattaattttgatttccgAGAAACTCGTCACGCCactgttaaaaatgttaattcgtAGCATGAAAAGCTTTATTAAGATCCaatcattttaaacatttctaatAATATATATGTCTAAAGTGTCAACTATCGCTTTCATCTACATCACATGTCTCTTATTTTGTCATTATTGAAATCGAcggtcaaattcaaaaatatccaGACAAATTCAATATGACTTGCTCATTTTGGCCAAATATTTCTGAGGTAACTTACCGATCGTATAACTGTCATCCTACTTTACTTGAGAGTGAATATCCGTCCCCCCACATATATTTCAGAAAGCGTTTCTTACCAGTTCTGAATAGTACTCAGCAGTTGAACCCTGAAGCTTCGGGGAAACAGTGCGAGTTATCTGTTCAGATTCGGGGTTGTCCTGGTTTGAAGTCATTTGCTCTCCACACCTCACCGGTCGATTGAAATACCCAAATTTCTTCGCTTCGTTTCTCCTTATCCTGTAGGGGTTAAATCGAATAAGTTATAAAGCAATTTCCAAGTATTCTATAGATTCTTGTCAGGGTTATTTCCTATTCTATTAtatacaaaaacaaacaacaatatGTCCTAGATAAAAATCCACACAAAATGACATCATgggcaattattattttccaaacttgTCTCGTCCCTCACCTATGGTAGTCTCGTACCATGGCTGGGGTGTCACCACCCCACGCAATCCCTCTTCTTCTCCTTGCGCTGCGATTTGCCAATATTTCGCCGATGCTTCTGAAGCGTCTTCCCAACGTCCTAATTGTACCGAAgcgtttttggaattttttgaaatactcGCAAGTCACGCTGTGATCACCATCATAGTTTAACCATTTTTGCATTAAGACGTATAATCTGAGAAGAAGCATTTCGTCGTTGAGCGGATCAAGTAAATAGTTTTCCTCGAACATGTAACTGCAGTAAAAAAGAGATTTCCTTGAGATATTTTCTAATGCcgaatattttaatgattaaaaCATCACTCACGTAAATATGTGTCTCCAAAACATAGCCATTAACGAGGGAGGGGGATCTTTATCTTCGTTTCCATCTTGCCattcgtctcctttttgctCTTTAGCTCTAAAATCTACCGGAGCGTCATACAATAAATGGGCCATCATGTCAAATCGAAagtgaaaacattttatgatGGGAAACAAGATCAGGGCGGCTAGAACTTTCGAATTAAACTGCAAATAAGtacttcaaaataaagaaaatgaaggAATCTCTCATTCAATGCTTACGTTCGCCTTCCTGTTAGTCTCATTCACCATCAAATGATTTGCAAAGGTTAGTAGAGCTAGGAATAGCTTGCTCATTGCCTCATAAAAGTCAAGTACTTTGCTGTGGTGTTCCATACCCATGTATGGTAAAACAAATGCGATTTGCTGAATCAGCTTAAATATGTAGAACATTACGTGCATCGACCCTCCTTCCTCAGGAAACTTTGATGAGCTGAGAGGATCATTAGCGCGGTACATGTGCGTGGTCATCAAACTAACAGAGGGAAGAGTAAGGTCTTCAGCAACGTTTTAAACTAAGTAACTGTCTGCTTTACCTAGTCATTGCCTCAATGTCcctaataaaattatctatgTTTCTGGTCGGGCAGACAATTCTGATGAACAGGATTCTGAGTCGTCGAACTACTTCTAAAAAGCTGGCCTCTGCACTCAAAGCTGGAAGTTAAAAGGTTAGCTTGCATGAGCTGTAATTGATCAATCACTGGGGgccaaaataaaaagttttgataCAGCAAGCGGCCTCAATCAATTCAATAGAACGATTCTTATTTGACCACCTAATGTTCAAAAACCCCACATAAaccttaataataattacttactTCGATCAAAATTCTTCGCATTTGCATCATCTGCTTCAGTTAGGTCTGCTGGTAAAGGTGGAACTTGTTCGGAAAACGGCCTAAATGAAATGTGTGGCAAAGGACACTTAGGACAATTACACACAGGTTTTCGTCCACAAACGCTCCACTGATGGTCCCAGTACATCCATTTCGATGGACTGTCCTGGAAAAACCCGCTCGACGTGCTGGGAATCTGGTCATCCACATTCTTAAATAATGTACTGGGCGTCTGATTATGCATACACACACTCGGCATGTGTGTTTGTTTTTGCTTGGGGGCTGTGCCCTGAATTGATGCCAATAGTTCAGCATCATCTAGTAGTGGCTTCGAATGACTAAATAAGTTATCCACTTTAACATTGTACATTATTTTCTTCATAGAGGGTTTTTGTGGTATTGACGCTCTGTATGGATCATATTGATAACAACCAACTGGGGGGATCCAATTCACAGAAGGAGGAGGATACGAGTACATCATTCCCTTTTGCTCAGGGGCCACCACCATACCATAATTTGGCTGTAGATATTGTACACATGGATGTTGCTGGTATTGATTAGGTGGAGGAGGTGGTTCTATTGGAGAGGCCGGTGGAGGTTGCATTGATTGAGTTGGTGAAGGTTGCATGAGTTGGATTGGTGGAGATTGCATTAGCTGAGTTGGTGGTGGTTGCAGGAATTGAATTGGTGGGGGCTGCATGGGTTGAGTTGGTGGAGGTTGCATGGATTGACTTAAAGGAGGTTTTGTGGGTTGAGTGGATGGGGGTTGCATAGGAATTGGGCGCCGTTGCCTTGGTGGCATTGGTGGGGGTTGCTTAAGAGGAGCAGGTGGCAGTTGTTGCATTGACGGGGTTGGTTGAGGCTGCATAGGCTCTTCATCATCACTGTTGATCATAATAAGCTCCTCAACCATTTGACCTTGTTTTGTCACAATGACTTCGTTTTGTATAGATTGATCCTGCCTATAAGGCGTTGGCCCATACCCAGTAGAAGTGTGGCCAGAATATGTATATGTAGGCAATGAATACCCAGATACTACTTGTCCATAGGGCACATACCCCACATATGGTATCATTGGATACATTACATGTCCATAGCCTGGTGGAGCATATCTGGGTAAACTCCTACTCCTTAGATCCCTGAGATTATCTTGTTCAGATTCAGGACCATTTCTGGACAAACTTCTACTTCTTAGATCTCTAAGATTGTCTGGATCAAGATCACCATGGCGCCTATAATGGTCCAAACGTCTTATTTGTGGATGTGCTCCAGCAAATGCAACTTCAAGTTGCTGATCAGGTTGGGAGAGCTGAACGGGCGGCATTCCACTTGCCCACACATTAGGAAGTTGAACATCCCTTTTTTGATGCCTTCCACTGTGATTGTATTCCCTTTCTTGAGATCGCCCTTGATATTCTCGATATGGAGGTCTATGCTTGAGTTGTGGGTTCTGCTGTTGATCTCTTCTGTTGTATTGGCTTGGAGCGCGTCTTCCATATTGGTCTCCACGGTCATCAGGACGTCGACCACCAAACCAATTAATG
The Euwallacea fornicatus isolate EFF26 chromosome 37, ASM4011564v1, whole genome shotgun sequence genome window above contains:
- the LOC136349334 gene encoding uncharacterized protein isoform X4 codes for the protein MNQDINWFGGRRPDDRGDQYGRRAPSQYNRRDQQQNPQLKHRPPYREYQGRSQEREYNHSGRHQKRDVQLPNVWASGMPPVQLSQPDQQLEVAFAGAHPQIRRLDHYRRHGDLDPDNLRDLRSRSLSRNGPESEQDNLRDLRSRSLPRYAPPGYGHVMYPMIPYVGYVPYGQVVSGYSLPTYTYSGHTSTGYGPTPYRQDQSIQNEVIVTKQGQMVEELIMINSDDEEPMQPQPTPSMQQLPPAPLKQPPPMPPRQRRPIPMQPPSTQPTKPPLSQSMQPPPTQPMQPPPIQFLQPPPTQLMQSPPIQLMQPSPTQSMQPPPASPIEPPPPPNQYQQHPCVQYLQPNYGMVVAPEQKGMMYSYPPPSVNWIPPVGCYQYDPYRASIPQKPSMKKIMYNVKVDNLFSHSKPLLDDAELLASIQGTAPKQKQTHMPSVCMHNQTPSTLFKNVDDQIPSTSSGFFQDSPSKWMYWDHQWSVCGRKPVCNCPKCPLPHISFRPFSEQVPPLPADLTEADDANAKNFDRTLSAEASFLEVVRRLRILFIRIVCPTRNIDNFIRDIEAMTSLMTTHMYRANDPLSSSKFPEEGGSMHVMFYIFKLIQQIAFVLPYMGMEHHSKVLDFYEAMSKLFLALLTFANHLMVNETNRKANFNSKVLAALILFPIIKCFHFRFDMMAHLLYDAPVDFRAKEQKGDEWQDGNEDKDPPPSLMAMFWRHIFTYMFEENYLLDPLNDEMLLLRLYVLMQKWLNYDGDHSVTCEYFKKFQKRFGTIRTLGRRFRSIGEILANRSARRRRGIAWGGDTPAMVRDYHRIRRNEAKKFGYFNRPVRCGEQMTSNQDNPESEQITRTVSPKLQGSTAEYYSELISYVESPKQRRLRKGKFIPGKPHLCKGKMLPNPPITDLMMEGQSADAEFLFSPTRLRGLSEPDPSTSSLSVYFPSITHPLTSSQPVCNLSAPFQLISSVYSDEESLLQDETDDMFPQSAEAFIEFICLEILIPVRDPQEDAKANVKKMDVSILERIPRPPSVIIEAIPYQQIEPFVFPIEPMEVSVGVKQAPQFERDGVVFIEKTEAREPLSMTVDTSSEAEIQGRQSVATEEALSRPMGAIISFEGIYRSEGVIQSNPGIVEMPVGSVGELAPTDSIGISTKLGKTHSAELVKSRSADSVSLEPVRTRSLEDAMLVKVAHFHSPADSVSQRPCSSMWAHRCHKLVHRPKCCVPVDIETTQTRSPDDGMLVESAQTYSTANPILYQSEKGYSLETTECKRTDTSEDKMLNKLASPAECRVSTESKPISTPEKRFLNQPVHSPKRPDRVSNKVGIMRRRSIEMTSAKSPGLSPVRLETSQETELHQVRLLEDSSSETVSKNGDLAKLRRFETMRRHLREMLPGQQLPRSPCGWRHWERTRQERRFSRPVRKYSRREISRRAARAITFKYSRMRISPRVYFLEADSSEAAELTESKGQLEKRPIHWANARVLDRSERSVLGVSGKMRRVLQRIPDSSFMHTKSKCGEHKELMGGRISAMEEKIEIGNISSEETNSFKKIEQTDGGKSMSDSSTKNVGSNEERRISESTETRASYNIKKMHVSRFLVDEMISSSDDALRKDSPHISTCKTIEAVEETVTSAETAVSTSDSLRDPLSRMQELLAQRMHNSRSVNVHDRSKPRFKDGLLEQDLAVSNSNSLREPPYALQQIALSRPAESFSSQEQDLITCNSSKPHSAQSRAALGLSETKRSPSPLDQDLALSSTSNFSNLHLDTSARPRKLWNVCEVTQELSQMTEREAKRAPEERVSLTYNNEVLESACSGKSSSIVSKMKKGRKRSKKASSRSKPVILTESSTSEIPAEKYPLNRGKGKPRKGSESSDVVSTSRYSIRDYSKPPIELIDTRSGNREKSRSEEVACEGQIPEEDFIAAEAGAVSSSQVNQGRGLIVSLPRKDLVIPGISQPSRKDRFKLGKENDFDTRHISDQDSILSHADSKNESVNCVEKDLQTSEESLPGKEILTQKGLRSRGIVKVEQNATELLADDGRRNSEPSHSTIPLPYETLDRKEVQRYFSKCKQFIRNGSCDFDSMSFTTNTSSLVTSSIPPLSSMEINCENPVSLRDPRLSGNSARAKLYRHSCDRKNVAVQQESTRRVKSKEPLSCQDFYNSFGRQMSVDIVEEQDQDAIGPGLTESASPGEIENSIIVQCRFMHFVKEEPPEEAKEVNSEDTLLTPQWNSEQQNCVSAVSHKLQAMSLSGSKLCNSQKLKVNVDPGKVAALIDFNRHEVVPEAAMTVQRSSPEASPSVLRLNGPQNIRSASAKKTYSMTFCEQKMDEIYAREFGERNAELPKRRAFPDQSVYPRPKAPAFEPKLAHAIADMGDHFQEPRNLWAKSKCGTINVKSDTQLQQDAHLATGLKRPKSDNSNEVSNGRIESFRQPEPASRNSNLGKLVIKLKRNDIPESLIRDHQEEMRRRRDLRSFKLKRWKREQEMAAAHERAIARAREMEAKERQLNQKTGSICCIFDNRTESFHKPSNALRKTRFEGRGATPAAIVRL
- the LOC136349334 gene encoding uncharacterized protein isoform X3: MNQDINWFGGRRPDDRGDQYGRRAPSQYNRRDQQQNPQLKHRPPYREYQGRSQEREYNHSGRHQKRDVQLPNVWASGMPPVQLSQPDQQLEVAFAGAHPQIRRLDHYRRHGDLDPDNLRDLRSRSLSRNGPESEQDNLRDLRSRSLPRYAPPGYGHVMYPMIPYVGYVPYGQVVSGYSLPTYTYSGHTSTGYGPTPYRQDQSIQNEVIVTKQGQMVEELIMINSDDEEPMQPQPTPSMQQLPPAPLKQPPPMPPRQRRPIPMQPPSTQPTKPPLSQSMQPPPTQPMQPPPIQFLQPPPTQLMQSPPIQLMQPSPTQSMQPPPASPIEPPPPPNQYQQHPCVQYLQPNYGMVVAPEQKGMMYSYPPPSVNWIPPVGCYQYDPYRASIPQKPSMKKIMYNVKVDNLFSHSKPLLDDAELLASIQGTAPKQKQTHMPSVCMHNQTPSTLFKNVDDQIPSTSSGFFQDSPSKWMYWDHQWSVCGRKPVCNCPKCPLPHISFRPFSEQVPPLPADLTEADDANAKNFDRTLSAEASFLEVVRRLRILFIRIVCPTRNIDNFIRDIEAMTSLMTTHMYRANDPLSSSKFPEEGGSMHVMFYIFKLIQQIAFVLPYMGMEHHSKVLDFYEAMSKLFLALLTFANHLMVNETNRKANFNSKVLAALILFPIIKCFHFRFDMMAHLLYDAPVDFRAKEQKGDEWQDGNEDKDPPPSLMAMFWRHIFTYMFEENYLLDPLNDEMLLLRLYVLMQKWLNYDGDHSVTCEYFKKFQKRFGTIRTLGRRFRSIGEILANRSARRRRGIAWGGDTPAMVRDYHRIRRNEAKKFGYFNRPVRCGEQMTSNQDNPESEQITRTVSPKLQGSTAEYYSELISYVESPKQRRLRKGKFIPGKPHLCKGKMLPNPPITDLMMEGQSADAEFLFSPTRLRGLSEPDPSTSSLSVYFPSITHPLTSSQPVCNLSAPFQLISSVYSDEESLLQDETDDMFPQSAEAFIEFICLEILIPVRDPQEDAKANVKKMDVSILERIPRPPSVIIEAIPYQQIEPFVFPIEPMEVSVGVKQAPQFERDGVVFIEKTEAREPLSMTVDTSSEAEIQGRQSVATEEALSRPMGAIISFEGIYRSEGVIQSNPGIVEMPVGSVGELAPTDSIGISTKLGKTHSAELVKSRSADSVSLEPVRTRSLEDAMLVKVAHFHSPADSVSQRPCSSMWAHRCHKLVHRPKCCVPVDIETTQTRSPDDGMLVESAQTYSTANPILYQSEKGYSLETTECKRTDTSEDKMLNKLASPAECRVSTESKPISTPEKRFLNQPVHSPKRPDRVSNKVGIMRRRSIEMTSAKSPGLSPVRLETSQETELHQVRLLEDSSSETVSKNGDLAKLRRFETMRRHLREMLPGQQLPRSPCGWRHWERTRQERRFSRPVRKYSRREISRRAARAITFKYSRMRISPRVYFLEADSSEAAELTESKGQLEKRPIHWANARVLDRSERSVLGVSGKMRRVLQRIPDSSFMHTKSKCGEHKELMGGRISAMEEKIEIGNISSEETNSFKKIEQTDGGKSMSDSSTKNVGSNEERRISESTETRASYNIKKMHVSRFLVDEMISSSDDALRKDSPHISTCKTIEAVEETVTSAETAVSTSDSLRDPLSRMQELLAQRMHNSRSVNVHDRSKPRFKDGLLEQDLAVSNSNSLREPPYALQQIALSRPAESFSSQEQDLITCNSSKPHSAQSRAALGLSETKRSPSPLDQDLALSSTSNFSNLHLDTSARPRKLWNVCEVTQELSQMTEREAKRAPEERVSLTYNNEVLESACSGKSSSIVSKMKKGRKRSKKASSRSKPVILTESSTSEIPAEKYPLNRGKGKPRKGSESSDVVSTSRYSIRDYSKPPIELIDTRSGNREKSRSEEVACEGQIPEEDFIAAEAGAVSSSQVNQGRGLIVSLPRKDLVIPGISQPSRKDRFKLGKENDFDTRHISDQDSILSHADSKNESVNCVEKDLQTSEESLPGKEILTQKGLRSRGIVKVEQNATELLADDGRRNSEPSHSTIPLPYETLDRKEVQRYFSKCKQFIRNGSCDFDSMSFTTNTSSLVTSSIPPLSSMEINCENPVSLRDPRLSGNSARAKLYRHSCDRKNVAVQQESTRRVKSKEPLSCQDFYNSFGRQMSVDIVEEQDQDAIGPGLTESASPGEIENSIIVQCRFMHFVKEEPPEEAKEVNSEDTLLTPQWNSEQQNCVSAVSHKLQAMSLSGSKLCNSQKLKVNVDPGKVAALIDFNRHEVVPEAAMTVQRSSPEASPSVLRLNGPQNIRSASAKKTYSMTFCEQKMDEIYAREFGERNAELPKRRAFPDQSVYPRPKAPAFEPKLAHAIADMGDHFQEPRNLWAKSKCGTINVKSDTQLQQDAHLATGLKRPKSDNSNEVSNGRIESFRQPEPASRNSNLGKLVIKLKRNDIPESLIRDHQEEMRRRRDLRSFKLKRWKREQEMAAAHERAIARAREMEAKERQLNQKTGSICCIFDNRTESFHKPSNALRKTRFEGETDDQIHRNHRSKEKVSQKRKLDDRHSEVQSKRAKTISKEQDELLIPVSPVSLKSNMPPFDDDRDIFSENCRHMGRPKTLDFLDIVKRREKSVLNV